In one window of Acidimicrobiia bacterium DNA:
- a CDS encoding class I SAM-dependent methyltransferase: MLTVDFDRLGVRDGARLLDMGCGGGRHAFEAWRRGATVVALDYSEAELKEVRAIQGAMVEAGEAPHGQVGGAVNGDALVLPFADATFDCIIASEVLEHLWADTVAIAELVRVLRPGGRIAVTVPTRWPERVCWALDHRYHDTPGGHVRIYRQPELEAKLEAAGLWLRGSHHAHALHSPYWWLKCATGVNRVDPPWAVRRYHDFLAWQITNRPGWVESLDRLLNPVLGKSLIVYGQKLTSESQSGAGYPGTERVRQRSE; the protein is encoded by the coding sequence ATGCTGACCGTCGACTTCGACCGGTTGGGAGTGCGTGACGGCGCACGACTCCTCGACATGGGTTGCGGCGGTGGCCGTCACGCGTTCGAAGCGTGGCGTCGTGGCGCGACCGTCGTCGCGCTCGACTACTCGGAAGCCGAGCTCAAGGAAGTGCGCGCCATCCAGGGTGCGATGGTGGAAGCCGGCGAGGCGCCGCACGGTCAGGTCGGTGGCGCCGTCAACGGAGACGCGCTGGTCCTCCCATTCGCGGACGCGACGTTCGACTGCATCATCGCTTCGGAGGTCCTCGAGCATCTCTGGGCCGACACGGTCGCGATCGCCGAGCTCGTGCGCGTCCTCCGTCCGGGGGGTCGCATCGCGGTCACGGTTCCGACGCGCTGGCCCGAACGCGTCTGTTGGGCACTCGACCACCGCTACCACGACACACCCGGTGGTCACGTCCGCATCTATCGCCAGCCGGAGCTTGAGGCCAAGCTCGAAGCTGCCGGTCTGTGGTTGCGCGGCTCTCACCACGCGCACGCGCTCCACTCGCCGTACTGGTGGCTCAAGTGCGCGACCGGTGTGAACCGCGTCGATCCGCCCTGGGCGGTACGCCGCTACCACGACTTCCTTGCGTGGCAGATCACGAACCGACCGGGGTGGGTCGAGAGCCTGGATCGGCTCTTGAACCCGGTCCTCGGCAAGAGCCTCATCGTCTATGGGCAGAAGCTGACGAGCGAATCGCAGAGCGGTGCCGGGTACCCCGGTACCGAGCGAGTGCGTCAGAGATCGGAGTAG
- a CDS encoding prenyltransferase yields MKRKHPLPEVAGIITSEQIAATVDAIAAIQLPDGNIPWTPGEHTDPWNLVEAAMALDVGGRHHEAERGYEWLRSMQRPDGCWHAYYVGRDVKDPALDTNVTCYVANGVWHHYLSTGDTGFLEEFWPVVERGIDFALDHQFETGEIAWRGDNPSDGALLTGSSSIHASLRCAIAIAERLGHERPDWELSLGSLAIAVAHRPERFLDKNRWAMDWYYPVLGGVLRGHPAHARLAADWDRFVVADRGVRCVSDRPWVTAAETCEFVMALDAIGLEERARELFEWVQFLRHDDGGYWTGMNFNDERFADQGELFPVEQPTWNSAAVVLAANALGGDGPTAGLFRGEGLPVGLTRQELIEAGAAIEAEYATGRARTDRS; encoded by the coding sequence TTGAAGCGCAAGCACCCCCTCCCGGAGGTTGCGGGAATCATCACCAGTGAGCAGATCGCGGCAACGGTCGATGCGATCGCCGCGATCCAGCTGCCCGACGGCAACATCCCGTGGACGCCCGGCGAGCACACCGACCCGTGGAATCTCGTCGAGGCGGCGATGGCGCTCGACGTGGGCGGCCGACACCACGAAGCCGAGCGCGGGTACGAGTGGCTGCGCTCGATGCAACGGCCCGACGGGTGCTGGCACGCGTACTACGTGGGTCGCGACGTGAAAGACCCGGCGCTCGACACCAATGTCACCTGCTACGTGGCGAACGGCGTGTGGCACCACTACCTCTCCACCGGCGACACCGGGTTCCTCGAGGAGTTCTGGCCGGTCGTCGAGCGCGGGATCGACTTCGCGCTCGACCACCAGTTCGAGACGGGTGAGATCGCGTGGCGCGGCGACAACCCGAGCGACGGCGCGTTGCTCACGGGATCGTCGAGCATCCACGCAAGCCTCCGGTGCGCCATCGCGATCGCCGAGCGCCTCGGGCACGAACGGCCCGACTGGGAGCTCTCACTCGGCTCACTTGCGATCGCCGTTGCGCACCGGCCTGAGCGGTTCCTCGACAAGAACCGATGGGCGATGGACTGGTACTACCCGGTCCTCGGCGGCGTACTCCGCGGTCATCCTGCACACGCGCGGCTTGCAGCCGACTGGGACCGCTTCGTCGTCGCCGACCGCGGTGTGCGCTGCGTGTCCGACCGCCCGTGGGTGACGGCCGCCGAGACGTGCGAGTTCGTCATGGCGCTCGACGCGATCGGCCTCGAGGAACGCGCCCGCGAGCTCTTCGAGTGGGTGCAGTTCCTGCGCCACGACGACGGGGGCTACTGGACGGGCATGAACTTCAACGACGAGCGCTTTGCGGACCAAGGCGAGCTGTTTCCCGTCGAGCAGCCCACGTGGAACTCCGCGGCCGTGGTCTTGGCGGCCAACGCGCTCGGCGGCGACGGACCGACCGCAGGTCTCTTCCGCGGCGAGGGGCTGCCCGTCGGCCTGACCCGCCAGGAGCTCATCGAAGCCGGTGCTGCGATCGAGGCCGAGTACGCCACGGGGCGGGCCCGCACCGACCGAAGCTGA
- a CDS encoding class I SAM-dependent methyltransferase — MDAALLGHARDAIGFMPDHEGIALHDAGLEAGAIGPLLEVGTYCGKSAVYLGAAARERGTVLYTVDHHRGSEENQSGWEHHDERLVDPRTGRMDTLPFFRRTIEDAGLEDAVVGVVGRSATVAANWGTTLGLVFIDGGHALDVALADYESWSRHLAPGGLLVFHDVFEDPADGGQAPFEVWKRAVADGFEPVSTTGSLRVLRRADA; from the coding sequence ATGGATGCCGCGCTCCTGGGCCACGCACGCGACGCGATCGGGTTCATGCCTGATCACGAAGGCATCGCGTTGCACGACGCCGGGCTCGAAGCCGGTGCGATCGGACCGCTGCTCGAAGTGGGCACGTATTGCGGCAAGTCGGCGGTGTACCTCGGCGCGGCGGCCCGCGAACGCGGGACGGTGCTCTACACCGTCGATCATCACCGAGGTTCCGAGGAGAACCAGTCGGGATGGGAGCACCACGACGAGCGGCTGGTGGACCCGCGAACCGGGCGCATGGACACGCTGCCGTTCTTCCGCCGCACGATCGAGGACGCAGGTCTGGAGGATGCGGTGGTTGGCGTCGTCGGTCGTTCGGCGACGGTCGCTGCCAACTGGGGAACCACGCTCGGTCTCGTGTTCATCGACGGCGGGCACGCGCTCGATGTCGCGCTCGCCGACTACGAGTCGTGGTCACGGCACCTCGCGCCCGGCGGCTTGCTGGTGTTCCACGACGTGTTCGAGGACCCTGCCGATGGGGGCCAGGCGCCGTTCGAGGTCTGGAAACGCGCGGTCGCCGATGGCTTCGAACCGGTGTCGACCACGGGATCGTTGCGCGTCCTGCGCCGGGCCGACGCCTGA
- a CDS encoding methylmalonyl-CoA mutase family protein has product MSSSEDRWRTAYEDVAKRDADFETHSGVAVEPVYGPADGEFPGEWPYTRGPYPSMYRSKLWTMRMFAGFGSAPDTNRRFHDLLAAGGSGLSTAFDLPTLMGRDSDDALALGEVGKGGVAIDSLADVEDLYAGIDLGEVTISMTINAPAAILLAMYVANAEKSGVDRSRLGGTLQNDILKEYQAQKEFVFPPRPSMRLVADTIRFCTAEMPRWHPISISGYHIREAGSTAAQELAFTLANGFAYVEVAMAAGVAVDDFAPRLSFFFNAHIDFFEEIAKYRAARRIWARWMRERYDARAEQSMRMRFHAQTAGVSLTAQQPEVNLVRTAIEALAGVLGGTQSLHTNSMDETLALPTDKAARLALRTQQVIAHETGVANVADPLGGSWYVEELTDEMERRAEAVFEHLDTLGDGSMLEGVLRGVENGWFQREIVDSAYALERKLNSGRHLVVGVNTAFEGNEEPPPEILRIGPEVEEAQLKRLDKVRADRDAEQVKTALDAVRRTAAEPTANVMPALIDAVSVFATEGEIVDALADELGRYVETPVI; this is encoded by the coding sequence GTGAGCAGCTCGGAAGACCGTTGGCGCACCGCGTACGAGGATGTGGCCAAGCGCGACGCTGACTTCGAGACGCATTCTGGAGTTGCGGTCGAGCCGGTGTACGGGCCAGCTGACGGCGAGTTCCCTGGTGAGTGGCCGTACACGCGCGGGCCGTACCCATCCATGTATCGATCGAAGCTGTGGACGATGCGCATGTTCGCCGGGTTCGGCAGCGCGCCCGACACGAATCGCCGCTTCCACGACCTCTTGGCGGCGGGTGGGAGCGGTCTGTCGACGGCCTTCGACCTCCCCACCTTGATGGGTCGCGACTCCGACGACGCGCTGGCACTCGGTGAGGTGGGGAAGGGCGGTGTGGCCATCGACAGCCTCGCCGATGTCGAAGACCTCTACGCAGGCATCGATCTCGGCGAAGTCACCATCTCGATGACGATCAACGCTCCCGCTGCGATCCTGCTCGCAATGTACGTGGCGAACGCCGAGAAGAGCGGCGTCGACCGTTCGCGCCTCGGCGGGACGCTCCAGAACGACATCCTCAAGGAGTACCAGGCCCAGAAAGAGTTCGTGTTCCCACCGCGACCGTCGATGCGACTTGTCGCCGACACGATCAGGTTCTGCACCGCCGAGATGCCCCGGTGGCATCCGATCTCGATCTCGGGCTACCACATCCGTGAGGCGGGCTCGACCGCCGCGCAAGAGCTTGCGTTCACGCTCGCGAACGGCTTCGCGTACGTAGAAGTGGCCATGGCCGCTGGGGTCGCCGTCGACGACTTCGCGCCGCGCCTCTCGTTCTTCTTCAATGCGCACATCGACTTCTTCGAGGAGATCGCGAAGTACCGCGCCGCGAGGCGCATCTGGGCTCGGTGGATGCGAGAGCGATATGACGCCCGCGCCGAGCAGTCGATGCGGATGCGATTTCACGCGCAGACCGCGGGCGTCTCCCTGACCGCGCAGCAGCCCGAGGTGAACCTCGTCCGCACCGCGATTGAGGCACTGGCTGGTGTGCTCGGCGGCACGCAGAGCCTGCACACGAACTCGATGGACGAGACGCTCGCGCTGCCCACCGACAAGGCCGCCCGGCTCGCGTTGCGCACGCAACAGGTGATCGCCCACGAGACCGGCGTCGCGAACGTGGCCGATCCGCTCGGGGGGTCGTGGTACGTCGAAGAGCTGACCGACGAGATGGAGCGACGCGCCGAGGCGGTGTTCGAGCACCTCGACACGCTTGGCGACGGCTCGATGCTCGAAGGCGTGCTCCGCGGGGTCGAGAACGGTTGGTTCCAACGCGAGATCGTCGACTCGGCGTACGCGCTCGAGCGCAAGCTGAACTCGGGCCGGCACCTCGTCGTCGGTGTGAACACCGCATTCGAGGGAAACGAGGAACCTCCTCCCGAGATCCTGCGCATCGGTCCCGAGGTCGAGGAAGCGCAGCTCAAGCGCCTGGACAAGGTGCGGGCCGACCGCGATGCCGAGCAGGTGAAGACAGCGCTCGACGCGGTCCGCCGCACCGCCGCGGAACCGACGGCAAACGTGATGCCGGCGTTGATCGACGCGGTCAGCGTGTTTGCCACGGAGGGCGAGATCGTGGATGCGCTGGCCGACGAGCTCGGTCGCTACGTCGAGACCCCGGTCATCTGA
- a CDS encoding limonene-1,2-epoxide hydrolase family protein yields the protein MSQTPGEIVTALITANEARDVDALLAVLTDDALYENVPMSPLKGHAEIRSMLEGFLSSATNVAWEVLHQVEQGNVVMNERVDRFVMADGKNISIRVAGLFEIRDGKVAVWRDYFDLAEFTNQMG from the coding sequence ATGTCGCAGACCCCGGGCGAGATCGTGACCGCGCTCATCACGGCCAACGAGGCTCGTGACGTCGACGCGCTGCTCGCGGTCCTCACCGACGACGCACTGTACGAGAACGTCCCGATGTCGCCGCTGAAGGGGCACGCCGAGATCCGAAGCATGCTCGAAGGCTTCCTCTCGTCGGCGACGAACGTGGCGTGGGAAGTGCTCCATCAGGTCGAACAAGGCAACGTGGTGATGAACGAACGCGTCGACCGCTTCGTGATGGCGGACGGAAAGAACATCTCGATCCGGGTTGCAGGGCTGTTCGAGATCCGCGACGGCAAGGTCGCGGTGTGGAGGGACTACTTCGACCTGGCGGAGTTCACGAACCAGATGGGGTAA
- a CDS encoding SDR family oxidoreductase — translation MTNKAVVVTGAASGMGRATAERLSRDGWSVLAVDVAGDALGWVDEATDRVGAHVADIATEEGNTAMIASALDSFGRLDGVVLNAGVGASGAIDEHPMADVDRTLAINLRGVMLGMRASVPVLRANGGGAIVVTASVSGLFGDAQMWAYNASKGGVMNLVRSVAIDLAHEGIRVNAVCPGGIAGTGMTIPMERHAPDMFEEMRSHVPMQRWGRPEEVAAVIAFLLSDDASFMTGAAVPVDGGVTAGTGQFRPPSGRGVTPSGS, via the coding sequence ATGACGAACAAGGCGGTCGTCGTCACCGGGGCGGCATCGGGGATGGGACGGGCAACCGCAGAGCGGCTCTCCCGTGACGGTTGGTCGGTGCTCGCCGTTGACGTTGCCGGCGACGCGCTCGGATGGGTGGACGAGGCAACCGACCGCGTGGGCGCACATGTCGCCGACATCGCGACCGAAGAAGGCAACACGGCGATGATCGCGAGCGCGCTCGACAGCTTTGGCAGGCTCGACGGCGTCGTGTTGAACGCGGGCGTCGGCGCCAGCGGCGCGATCGACGAGCACCCGATGGCCGACGTCGATCGCACGCTCGCGATCAACCTCCGCGGAGTGATGTTGGGGATGCGTGCGTCCGTTCCGGTGCTCCGCGCAAATGGCGGCGGTGCGATCGTCGTCACCGCATCGGTGTCGGGGCTGTTCGGTGACGCGCAGATGTGGGCCTACAACGCGTCCAAGGGTGGTGTGATGAACCTCGTTCGGTCGGTCGCGATCGATCTTGCCCACGAGGGCATCCGCGTGAACGCGGTCTGCCCTGGTGGCATTGCGGGCACCGGGATGACGATTCCAATGGAGCGGCATGCACCGGACATGTTCGAGGAGATGCGCAGCCACGTGCCGATGCAGCGGTGGGGTCGCCCCGAGGAGGTGGCTGCGGTCATCGCGTTCTTGCTCTCCGACGACGCGTCGTTCATGACGGGCGCGGCGGTCCCCGTCGACGGCGGCGTCACCGCGGGGACCGGCCAGTTCCGCCCGCCATCGGGCCGGGGTGTTACCCCATCTGGTTCGTGA
- the glpX gene encoding class II fructose-bisphosphatase produces the protein MEQREAPDRNLAMDLGRVTEAAALAAGRWVGRGDKEAADQAAVDAMRLVLNTVPMEGIVVIGEGEKDEAPMLYNGEEIGAGGPQCDIAVDPIDGTTLTSLGRNHAIAVIAIAERGSMFDPGPCVYMEKIAVGPEARDVIDLEAPVTANLEAVAKARGEQVKDVTAVILERDRHDNIIRECREAGARIRLIPDGDVVGAMATGWPESGYDILFGIGGTPEGVIAACALKSLGGAIQGRLWPRNEDERKAALDLGYDLDRVLQTDDLVSGDDVFFSATGITDGDLLKGVHYRGDGASTETLVMRSKTGTIRRIQANHQWQKLMRYSALDY, from the coding sequence ATGGAGCAGCGCGAAGCACCGGATCGCAACCTCGCCATGGACCTCGGCCGCGTCACCGAGGCCGCGGCTCTCGCCGCCGGTCGGTGGGTCGGCCGCGGCGACAAGGAGGCCGCCGACCAAGCCGCGGTCGACGCGATGCGCCTCGTGCTGAACACCGTCCCGATGGAAGGCATCGTCGTCATCGGCGAGGGCGAGAAGGACGAGGCGCCGATGCTCTACAACGGCGAGGAGATCGGCGCGGGTGGGCCCCAGTGCGACATCGCGGTCGACCCGATCGATGGCACGACCCTCACGAGCCTCGGCCGGAACCACGCCATCGCCGTGATCGCGATCGCAGAGCGCGGGTCGATGTTCGATCCCGGTCCGTGCGTGTACATGGAGAAGATCGCGGTGGGACCCGAAGCGCGGGACGTGATCGACCTCGAAGCACCGGTCACCGCCAACCTCGAGGCCGTCGCGAAGGCACGCGGCGAGCAAGTGAAGGACGTGACCGCGGTCATCCTCGAGCGCGATCGTCACGACAACATCATCCGCGAGTGTCGCGAGGCCGGCGCGCGCATTCGTCTCATCCCCGATGGTGACGTCGTTGGTGCAATGGCAACCGGGTGGCCGGAGTCCGGATACGACATCCTCTTCGGCATCGGAGGTACTCCCGAGGGCGTGATCGCGGCGTGCGCACTCAAGTCGCTCGGCGGCGCGATCCAGGGGCGGCTGTGGCCCAGGAACGAGGATGAGCGCAAGGCCGCACTCGACCTGGGCTACGACCTCGATCGTGTTCTCCAGACCGACGACCTCGTGTCGGGTGACGATGTGTTCTTCTCCGCAACCGGCATCACCGACGGCGACCTGCTCAAGGGTGTCCACTACCGCGGTGACGGCGCATCCACTGAGACCCTCGTCATGCGCTCCAAGACCGGAACCATCCGGCGCATCCAGGCCAATCACCAATGGCAGAAGCTGATGCGCTACTCCGCGCTCGACTACTAG
- a CDS encoding sulfotransferase domain-containing protein, which translates to MRRVGAAALLATRIPTTRWRSLPDFVIIGAQKAGTTSLYAGLVAHPDVRRAFRKEVHFFDTTHYPRVGWYRRHFPIDREHVLTGESSPYYLFHPAVPTRMRAVLPDVSLIAILREPVARAISQYHHARHWGFEDRPIERALEPAAHEVLAALDDAAWYDRADSPARERAYLARGQYAEQLERWFGAFDRDRVLVLDSEELDRGLAIPTAQRFLGLVEHEIPAVPHRNVGSYGSPDPGLVRELAAYFEPHNERLVKLLGRTFQWST; encoded by the coding sequence GTGCGGCGCGTTGGGGCGGCCGCGCTGCTCGCCACGCGCATCCCGACGACGAGGTGGCGATCGCTCCCCGACTTCGTGATCATCGGCGCGCAGAAGGCCGGGACGACGAGCCTGTATGCCGGGCTGGTCGCTCACCCTGACGTGCGGCGGGCGTTCCGCAAGGAAGTTCACTTCTTCGACACCACGCACTATCCGCGCGTCGGTTGGTATCGCCGCCACTTCCCGATCGACCGGGAACACGTGCTCACCGGAGAGTCGAGCCCGTACTACCTCTTTCACCCCGCCGTGCCCACCCGCATGAGGGCCGTCCTGCCCGACGTGTCGCTCATCGCCATTTTGCGCGAGCCAGTAGCGCGAGCGATCTCGCAGTATCACCACGCCCGGCACTGGGGCTTCGAAGACCGACCGATCGAGCGCGCGCTCGAACCTGCGGCGCACGAAGTGCTCGCGGCACTCGACGACGCCGCGTGGTACGACCGCGCGGACAGCCCAGCTCGCGAGCGGGCCTACCTCGCACGGGGGCAATACGCCGAGCAGCTCGAACGGTGGTTTGGCGCCTTCGACCGCGATCGCGTGCTCGTGCTCGACAGCGAGGAGCTCGACCGCGGGCTCGCCATCCCGACCGCGCAACGCTTCCTCGGACTGGTCGAGCACGAGATCCCAGCCGTGCCCCATCGCAATGTCGGCTCGTACGGATCACCCGATCCCGGACTTGTACGGGAGCTCGCCGCATACTTCGAACCTCACAACGAACGACTGGTGAAGCTCCTCGGTCGAACGTTCCAGTGGTCAACCTGA
- a CDS encoding polysaccharide biosynthesis C-terminal domain-containing protein produces MRSREGAGGDRRLVTRGLSRAGIGYPLSIGLLFASQVLVANLIEPSAFGSYNVAVSVFTVAALIAQLGLPQTLLRRAATALSKRDEHEARHEIVSALAVALGAALVCGALLGSPLGEELFQFAFPRTALATVSALVGIKAGLRVLENIVPEALRAFRDYSRATIFGQLLTNLGLCVVLGVLLAISADVNLEDVLLASVIVSAAALIPGAFAVAAKLRPTRAAGISFRQPVEPALWLSTVGLALVAQLDMLVVGSLGSARDVALYGAPFRLGMLVGLPLIVVNQVVTPLIAGWHSQAMTQRIERTLRATAGVALIGACLLAVIYLVAGRQILEALFGAFYGDGWWVLVILSVGQIIQTFAGSCGFALLMTGNHRAYAVIVAVSMPVTLALQVVGFELGGIEGLAIATAVKLALQNAAQLIVIRRRAGFSTRADLRAVLTEVRDMRRRSGH; encoded by the coding sequence GTGAGGTCGCGAGAGGGAGCGGGCGGGGACCGGCGGCTCGTCACACGCGGGCTCAGTCGAGCAGGGATCGGATATCCGCTCAGCATCGGCTTGCTCTTCGCGTCGCAGGTGCTCGTCGCGAACTTGATCGAGCCGAGCGCCTTCGGTTCCTACAACGTCGCGGTGAGCGTCTTCACGGTCGCGGCGCTGATCGCGCAGCTTGGGTTGCCACAGACCTTGTTGCGTCGGGCCGCCACTGCGCTCAGCAAGCGGGACGAGCACGAAGCACGTCACGAGATCGTGTCCGCGCTCGCGGTTGCGCTCGGTGCCGCACTCGTATGTGGGGCGCTTCTCGGCTCGCCGCTCGGGGAGGAGCTGTTCCAGTTTGCGTTCCCTCGTACGGCGCTCGCAACCGTGAGTGCGCTCGTGGGAATCAAGGCCGGCCTTCGTGTGCTCGAAAACATCGTCCCGGAAGCATTGCGCGCGTTCCGTGACTACTCGCGGGCAACGATCTTTGGGCAGCTCCTGACCAACCTCGGTCTGTGCGTCGTACTCGGTGTGCTGTTGGCGATCTCGGCGGATGTGAACCTGGAGGACGTCCTCCTGGCGAGCGTCATCGTGTCGGCGGCAGCCTTGATCCCTGGTGCGTTCGCCGTGGCGGCCAAGCTCCGTCCAACTCGAGCCGCCGGCATCTCGTTCCGCCAGCCGGTGGAGCCGGCGCTGTGGCTGTCCACGGTGGGTCTGGCGTTGGTTGCACAGCTCGACATGCTCGTCGTCGGTTCGCTCGGTAGCGCCCGCGATGTCGCGCTGTACGGCGCACCATTCCGCCTCGGCATGCTGGTCGGACTCCCGCTGATCGTGGTGAATCAGGTCGTGACGCCGCTGATCGCCGGGTGGCATTCCCAAGCGATGACGCAGCGCATCGAGCGGACGCTGCGAGCCACCGCCGGCGTGGCGCTCATCGGCGCGTGCCTCTTGGCCGTCATCTACCTGGTCGCGGGCCGTCAGATCCTGGAGGCCTTGTTCGGTGCGTTCTACGGCGACGGTTGGTGGGTGCTCGTCATCCTCAGCGTCGGCCAGATCATCCAGACGTTCGCAGGATCATGCGGCTTCGCGCTGCTCATGACCGGCAACCACCGCGCGTATGCGGTGATCGTCGCAGTGAGCATGCCCGTAACCCTGGCGCTCCAAGTCGTCGGCTTCGAGTTGGGCGGGATCGAGGGTCTCGCGATCGCAACTGCCGTGAAGTTGGCGCTGCAGAACGCTGCTCAGCTGATCGTGATTCGTCGTCGGGCCGGCTTCTCGACGCGGGCTGACCTCCGTGCGGTCCTCACCGAGGTGCGCGACATGAGGCGTCGGTCCGGGCACTGA
- a CDS encoding sulfotransferase domain-containing protein, with translation MRVRALVQRALLGRQRRRPPPCPEGWTTGPPDFVGVAAQRSGTTWWYHLVESHPRVVERKRLKELHYLTQFWSRPFTDADAAIYARHFPRPPEHLAGEWSPGYLSHFWVPALLHRAAPAARVIVLLRDPVERFRSGIGLQSETRPVNFTGAGTAFRIGCYGSQLEQLFSYFSPEQVLILQFERCTLDAKQELARTYGFLGLDDGFVPPDISEHRNESRSKKPTLPDHTRSALVTAYEPEVRRLLALAPDIDASLWPNFSHLA, from the coding sequence GTGCGGGTCCGAGCGCTGGTGCAGCGAGCGTTGCTCGGACGGCAACGTCGACGGCCACCGCCGTGTCCGGAAGGCTGGACGACGGGTCCACCCGACTTCGTGGGGGTCGCGGCCCAACGCTCGGGCACGACCTGGTGGTACCACCTCGTCGAGTCGCATCCGCGCGTGGTCGAACGCAAGCGCCTCAAGGAGCTGCATTACCTCACGCAGTTCTGGAGCCGGCCCTTCACCGATGCCGACGCCGCGATCTACGCGCGGCACTTCCCGCGACCGCCCGAGCATCTGGCGGGCGAGTGGTCGCCGGGCTACCTCTCGCATTTCTGGGTTCCCGCCTTGTTGCACCGAGCTGCTCCCGCGGCGCGAGTGATCGTCCTGCTGCGCGACCCGGTGGAAAGGTTCCGGAGCGGCATCGGCCTCCAATCGGAGACACGGCCCGTCAACTTCACCGGTGCCGGGACCGCGTTCCGCATCGGGTGCTACGGGTCCCAACTCGAGCAACTCTTCTCCTACTTCTCGCCGGAGCAGGTGCTCATCCTTCAGTTCGAACGTTGCACGCTCGACGCGAAGCAAGAGCTCGCCCGGACCTACGGCTTCCTCGGACTCGATGACGGCTTCGTACCCCCCGACATCTCGGAACACCGCAACGAGAGTCGGAGCAAGAAGCCGACGCTTCCAGATCACACTAGGTCCGCACTCGTGACGGCATACGAACCTGAAGTGCGGCGTCTCCTCGCGCTCGCACCAGACATCGACGCCTCACTCTGGCCGAACTTCTCGCACCTCGCTTGA
- a CDS encoding glycosyltransferase family 4 protein, translated as MGKLRIAVVGPLEMPSTQGGMSRHCEELYSRLAARGHDITVFCQTAGAPQYRGMRLRRIPGVRVPGWERLGYSLLASLRSLFGRFDIVHYHSFASSGFCYLPRLGRKKVVVTVHRLEWQDQKWGRFARAFLKFCEWAAVRSSAVMITVSRTFKADLEHRYRRISPVHYVANGVTPPAPTGTDALVGLGVVPGAYGLTVGRLVSEKGLDLAVDAFAQLADDPGIAVTELVIVGGARNSDEYVAALESRVRKLGVNVRLLGVRTGAELNALYAHAAVFIASSYHEGQPLTVLEAMSHGRCVVASDISAHQELIGDAGVLFPSGDAHALAHELRRVLSDPQVVRELGEAARRKVIDSDEFRWDHTADETERILVAL; from the coding sequence ATGGGCAAACTCCGGATCGCGGTGGTGGGACCGCTCGAGATGCCGAGCACTCAGGGAGGCATGTCTCGGCATTGCGAGGAGCTCTACTCCCGCCTTGCCGCGCGTGGTCACGACATCACGGTGTTCTGTCAGACAGCCGGCGCGCCGCAATATCGGGGTATGCGCCTTCGGCGAATACCCGGTGTTCGCGTGCCCGGGTGGGAGCGACTCGGATACAGCCTTCTCGCGTCGCTGCGCTCTCTGTTCGGCCGCTTCGACATTGTCCACTACCACTCGTTCGCATCATCCGGCTTCTGCTACCTGCCACGGCTCGGCCGCAAGAAGGTGGTCGTCACCGTCCATCGACTCGAGTGGCAGGATCAGAAGTGGGGCCGGTTCGCGCGGGCCTTCCTCAAGTTCTGTGAATGGGCGGCGGTCCGATCCTCGGCGGTGATGATCACGGTGTCCCGAACCTTCAAGGCTGACCTGGAGCATCGATATCGCAGGATCAGCCCTGTGCACTACGTCGCCAACGGGGTGACGCCGCCCGCCCCCACCGGAACCGACGCGCTGGTCGGACTCGGGGTTGTACCCGGCGCCTACGGTCTCACGGTCGGTCGTCTCGTCTCCGAGAAGGGTCTCGATCTCGCGGTCGACGCCTTCGCCCAGCTCGCCGACGATCCAGGGATCGCAGTCACAGAGCTCGTGATCGTGGGTGGGGCACGCAACAGCGACGAGTACGTGGCCGCGCTCGAGTCGCGCGTTCGCAAGCTCGGGGTCAACGTCCGCTTGCTCGGCGTTCGCACCGGTGCCGAGCTCAACGCGCTCTATGCACACGCAGCCGTGTTCATCGCGTCCTCGTACCACGAAGGTCAACCACTGACGGTCCTCGAAGCGATGAGTCACGGCCGTTGCGTCGTGGCGAGCGATATCAGCGCACACCAAGAGCTCATCGGTGACGCCGGCGTGCTGTTCCCGAGCGGGGATGCCCACGCATTGGCACACGAGCTGCGCAGGGTGCTCTCGGATCCTCAGGTCGTGCGCGAGCTCGGCGAGGCCGCCCGACGCAAGGTGATCGATTCCGATGAGTTCCGCTGGGACCACACCGCAGACGAGACCGAACGCATCCTGGTGGCGCTGTGA